A stretch of the Poseidonibacter parvus genome encodes the following:
- a CDS encoding ATP-dependent Clp protease ATP-binding subunit has product MNKLFEKLTNQLSETIDSSVALALHNKNQEVEVIHLLWALLTNTNSVLNQLLNKMNIDKAAIELEAKSYAGKLPAVSSVTKENIKLSRNVVQSLEKAEGQAAKQGDKFIAIDTWLISNFDSKELKEVLGKYINLRDATKELEAMRAGSTIDSASSDDNLEALGKYGIDLNKMAIDGELDPVIGRDEQINRMMQILIRKTKNNPILLGEPGTGKTAIAEGLAQRIVNKDVPTSLLNKKVISLDMSSLIAGAKYRGEFEDRLKSVIDEVKKAGNIILFIDEIHTIIGAGASEGSMDAANILKPSLARGELHTIGATTLKEYRKYFEKDTAMQRRFQPVNVDEPTVNEALSILRGIKEKLETHHNVTINDSALISAAKLSNRYITDRFLPDKAIDLIDEAAAELKMQIESEPTVLSTLKREIQTINVEKEALKMEKSKKNDDRLEEIEKELANLTEEKQNLEARFENEKETFNATSELKAKIDELKTKAERAKRESKFEEAASIEYGEIPALETKIKENEEKWNRMQKEGTLLRNSVDEDAIAGIVSRWTGIPVNKMMDSEKQKVLQVESVLKEDVVGQDEALKAISRAIKRNKAGLSDDSRPIGSFMFLGPTGVGKTEAAKTLAKFLFDDPKSLIRFDMSEYMEKHAVSRLIGAAPGYVGYDEGGQLTEAVRRKPYSVILFDEIEKAHPDVFNILLQVLDDGRLTDNKGVTIDFKNTIIILTSNIGSAKIIDISDKEQRRKEVLDDLKAYFKPEFLNRLDDIVIFEQLGLEAITNIVDIMFNSIKEKLEQKDIHISLSENAKAYVAKAGYDPVYGARPLKRAIYEIVEDKLADLILEDKIFEGSKVEFDVVNDEVIVNIS; this is encoded by the coding sequence ATGAATAAATTATTTGAAAAACTAACAAACCAACTAAGTGAAACAATAGATTCGTCTGTTGCATTAGCTTTACATAATAAAAATCAGGAAGTAGAAGTAATACATTTACTTTGGGCTTTATTAACAAATACAAACTCGGTATTAAACCAGTTATTAAATAAGATGAATATTGATAAAGCTGCAATTGAATTAGAAGCTAAATCATATGCAGGAAAATTACCAGCAGTTTCATCAGTAACAAAAGAGAATATAAAATTATCAAGAAACGTAGTTCAAAGTCTAGAAAAAGCAGAAGGACAAGCAGCAAAACAAGGAGATAAGTTTATTGCTATTGATACTTGGCTTATTTCAAATTTTGACTCAAAAGAGTTAAAAGAAGTATTAGGTAAATATATTAATCTAAGAGATGCTACAAAAGAACTAGAAGCTATGAGAGCTGGAAGTACAATTGATTCAGCAAGTAGCGATGATAATCTTGAAGCTTTAGGAAAATATGGAATTGATTTAAACAAAATGGCTATTGATGGGGAACTAGATCCAGTAATTGGTAGAGATGAGCAAATTAATAGAATGATGCAAATTCTAATAAGAAAAACAAAAAACAATCCAATACTTCTAGGAGAACCAGGAACTGGTAAAACTGCAATTGCCGAAGGCTTAGCTCAAAGAATTGTAAACAAAGATGTTCCAACTTCTTTACTTAATAAAAAAGTAATAAGCTTAGATATGAGTTCTCTAATAGCAGGTGCAAAATATAGAGGAGAATTTGAAGATAGATTAAAATCAGTAATTGATGAAGTAAAAAAAGCAGGAAATATAATACTGTTTATTGATGAAATTCATACAATCATAGGAGCTGGTGCAAGTGAAGGCTCTATGGATGCAGCAAATATTTTAAAACCTAGTCTTGCAAGGGGAGAATTACATACAATAGGTGCAACAACATTAAAAGAGTATAGAAAGTATTTTGAAAAAGATACAGCAATGCAAAGAAGGTTCCAGCCTGTAAATGTTGATGAACCAACAGTAAATGAAGCATTATCAATTCTTAGAGGAATAAAAGAAAAACTAGAAACGCATCATAATGTTACTATTAATGACTCAGCACTAATAAGTGCAGCAAAGTTATCAAATAGATATATAACAGATAGATTTCTACCTGATAAAGCAATTGATTTAATTGATGAAGCAGCAGCTGAACTTAAAATGCAAATTGAATCAGAACCAACGGTTCTTTCAACATTAAAAAGAGAAATTCAAACTATTAATGTAGAAAAAGAAGCTTTAAAAATGGAAAAAAGTAAAAAGAATGATGATAGATTAGAAGAAATTGAAAAAGAACTAGCTAACTTAACAGAAGAAAAACAAAACCTTGAAGCTAGATTTGAAAATGAAAAAGAGACTTTTAATGCTACAAGTGAATTAAAAGCAAAAATTGATGAACTAAAAACAAAAGCAGAGCGTGCAAAAAGAGAATCTAAATTTGAAGAAGCAGCATCTATTGAATATGGTGAAATCCCAGCATTAGAAACAAAAATAAAAGAAAATGAAGAAAAATGGAATAGAATGCAAAAAGAAGGAACACTTCTTCGAAATTCTGTAGATGAAGACGCAATTGCAGGAATAGTTTCAAGATGGACAGGAATTCCTGTTAATAAAATGATGGATTCAGAAAAACAAAAAGTATTACAAGTTGAGTCTGTGTTAAAAGAAGATGTAGTAGGGCAAGATGAAGCTTTAAAAGCTATATCTAGAGCTATTAAAAGAAATAAAGCAGGATTAAGTGATGATTCACGTCCTATTGGTTCTTTTATGTTCTTAGGACCAACAGGAGTTGGTAAAACAGAAGCTGCAAAAACTCTTGCTAAGTTTTTATTTGATGATCCAAAATCACTAATTAGATTTGATATGAGTGAGTATATGGAGAAACATGCAGTATCTAGACTTATAGGAGCTGCACCTGGATATGTTGGATATGATGAAGGTGGACAGTTAACTGAAGCAGTTAGAAGAAAACCATATTCTGTAATATTATTTGATGAAATTGAAAAAGCTCATCCTGATGTATTTAATATTTTATTACAAGTATTAGATGATGGAAGATTAACAGATAACAAAGGTGTTACAATAGATTTTAAAAATACTATTATAATTTTAACATCTAATATTGGTAGTGCTAAAATTATTGATATATCAGATAAAGAACAAAGAAGAAAAGAAGTATTAGATGATTTAAAAGCATACTTTAAACCAGAGTTTTTAAATAGACTTGATGATATTGTAATATTTGAGCAACTTGGACTTGAAGCAATTACAAATATTGTTGATATTATGTTTAATAGTATAAAAGAGAAATTAGAGCAAAAAGATATACATATTTCATTAAGCGAAAACGCAAAAGCTTATGTAGCCAAAGCTGGATATGATCCAGTATATGGGGCAAGACCATTAAAAAGAGCTATTTATGAAATAGTTGAAGATAAACTTGCAGATTTAATATTAGAAGATAAAATTTTTGAAGGTTCAAAAGTAGAGTTTGATGTAGTAAATGATGAGGTAATTGTTAATATTTCATAA
- a CDS encoding ribonuclease HII yields the protein MLCGIDEAGRGPLSGPLVVAGLRLKKEIKELNDSKKLSEKKREELFPLIIEDSDYHIVFKSAKQIDEKGLSYCLKTAIEEIMQNVKADEYLMDGNTSFGINTLQHKIKADATVKEVSAASILAKVSRDRYMKKIAPLYPNYDFDKHKGYGTKAHVEKIKEFGRCSEHRYTFRLKALGEEKIGVQKNLF from the coding sequence ATGTTATGTGGTATTGATGAAGCTGGTCGTGGGCCTTTGAGTGGGCCTTTAGTTGTTGCTGGATTAAGACTTAAAAAAGAGATTAAAGAATTAAATGATTCAAAAAAATTAAGTGAAAAAAAAAGAGAAGAACTATTTCCACTTATAATTGAAGACAGTGATTATCATATAGTTTTTAAAAGCGCAAAGCAAATTGATGAAAAAGGTTTAAGTTATTGTCTAAAAACAGCAATTGAAGAAATCATGCAAAATGTAAAAGCAGATGAATATTTAATGGATGGGAATACATCTTTTGGAATAAATACCTTACAACATAAAATAAAAGCCGATGCAACAGTAAAAGAAGTTAGTGCAGCTTCAATTTTAGCCAAAGTGTCTAGAGATAGATATATGAAAAAAATTGCACCTTTATATCCAAACTATGATTTTGATAAACACAAAGGCTATGGTACAAAAGCTCACGTAGAAAAAATTAAAGAGTTTGGAAGATGCTCTGAGCACAGATACACGTTTAGATTAAAAGCTTTAGGTGAAGAAAAAATTGGTGTTCAAAAGAACTTATTTTAG
- a CDS encoding PAS domain-containing protein: MVKNLFLLLTLTFTFLFSNELSLTKLEKEYLLNKKSLNLCVDPNWMPYEMIKDTKHIGMTADYIKILEKNINIEIKLVQSKTWSQSLELGKKRKCDMFSLIMPTKSRLKYLDFTKAYFDIPLVISTQIHELFIDDISHLKGKKIGIVKDYAYTEIIKTKYPFINLVYVENVKDGLTKLQNNDFFGFIGTLYTVGYQIQNDFVGKLKIAGKFDERWELGIATRNDEPLLKSILDKAILTVPKKEKQEIFNKWLSIVYEKSYFSSMLSILVISFFIIIFVLLINRKLNSEIRKRKEAKKLLNLTISSAKLGTWSWNPKTNKNETNDIWAQIIGYKKDDIKDLSDFFTLIHSEDIPLINEEFKKHENREKSQYEVEFRMLCKDGNYKWIYSNGSIVKRDKDDKPTLVVGIHQDIDQRKKLEQEVLKQKDLFIQKSRQAAMGEMLENIAHQWRQPLSVITTVASGLKISNNLNMTKKEDIDDSMEQIIKSGMYLSQTIEDFRNFLNKDRVKSKVNIKKLIHSATYFFKSQVQNKKIDLVLNIDDIIIEVYENELLQSLLNIINNAFDALNEKDIEKKCIIIDAYKDEENCIICIKDNAFGIEKENLLKIFEPYFTTKHKSVGTGIGLYMTHEIITKHLFGKIEASNVDFKYLGKDVKGACFKITLAKKMKKN, translated from the coding sequence ATGGTTAAAAATTTGTTTCTTTTATTAACTCTTACATTTACTTTTTTATTCTCAAATGAATTATCATTAACAAAACTTGAAAAAGAATACCTATTAAATAAAAAGTCATTAAATCTTTGTGTTGATCCTAACTGGATGCCTTATGAAATGATTAAGGATACTAAGCATATTGGAATGACAGCTGATTATATTAAGATATTAGAAAAGAATATTAATATTGAAATAAAACTTGTTCAAAGTAAAACATGGAGTCAATCTTTAGAGTTAGGGAAAAAAAGGAAATGTGATATGTTCTCTTTAATAATGCCTACTAAATCACGTTTAAAATATTTAGATTTCACAAAAGCTTATTTCGATATTCCTTTAGTAATAAGTACCCAAATTCATGAATTATTTATAGATGATATTTCGCATTTAAAGGGTAAAAAGATTGGGATTGTAAAAGATTATGCTTACACAGAAATTATCAAAACAAAATATCCCTTTATTAATCTTGTATATGTAGAAAATGTAAAGGATGGATTAACAAAATTACAAAATAATGATTTTTTTGGTTTTATTGGAACTTTATATACAGTAGGATATCAGATTCAAAATGACTTTGTAGGTAAGCTTAAAATTGCAGGTAAATTTGATGAAAGATGGGAATTAGGAATTGCTACAAGAAATGATGAACCCTTATTAAAATCAATTTTAGATAAGGCAATTTTAACAGTTCCAAAAAAAGAAAAGCAGGAAATTTTTAATAAATGGCTTTCTATTGTATATGAAAAGAGTTATTTCTCCTCAATGCTAAGCATACTTGTGATTTCTTTCTTTATTATAATATTTGTACTGTTAATTAATAGAAAACTAAATTCAGAAATTAGAAAAAGAAAAGAAGCTAAGAAACTTTTAAACCTTACAATTTCAAGTGCAAAACTTGGAACTTGGAGTTGGAACCCAAAAACAAATAAAAATGAAACAAATGATATTTGGGCACAAATCATAGGATATAAAAAAGATGATATCAAAGATTTATCTGATTTTTTTACTTTAATACATAGTGAAGATATACCTTTAATAAATGAGGAATTTAAAAAACATGAAAATAGAGAAAAATCACAATATGAAGTAGAATTTAGAATGCTTTGTAAAGATGGTAATTATAAATGGATATATAGTAATGGCTCAATTGTAAAAAGAGATAAAGATGATAAACCTACATTAGTTGTAGGAATTCATCAAGATATAGATCAAAGAAAAAAATTAGAACAAGAAGTATTAAAACAAAAAGATTTATTTATTCAAAAATCAAGACAAGCTGCAATGGGTGAAATGTTAGAAAATATTGCACATCAATGGAGACAGCCTTTATCAGTTATCACAACAGTAGCAAGTGGATTAAAAATTTCAAATAATTTAAATATGACAAAAAAAGAAGATATAGATGATTCAATGGAACAGATTATCAAAAGTGGTATGTATTTATCTCAGACCATTGAAGACTTTAGAAACTTTTTAAATAAAGACAGAGTAAAAAGCAAAGTTAATATTAAAAAATTAATACATAGTGCAACATATTTTTTTAAATCACAAGTCCAAAATAAAAAAATTGATTTAGTATTAAATATTGATGATATTATCATTGAAGTTTATGAAAATGAATTACTTCAGTCTTTACTAAATATTATAAACAATGCTTTTGATGCATTAAATGAAAAAGATATTGAAAAGAAATGTATTATTATTGATGCTTATAAGGATGAAGAAAACTGTATTATTTGCATTAAAGATAATGCTTTTGGAATAGAAAAAGAAAACTTATTAAAAATATTTGAGCCTTATTTTACAACTAAGCACAAATCAGTTGGAACTGGTATTGGATTATATATGACTCATGAAATTATTACAAAACATTTATTTGGAAAAATTGAAGCTTCAAATGTAGATTTTAAATATTTAGGAAAAGATGTAAAAGGTGCTTGCTTTAAAATTACCTTAGCAAAAAAGATGAAAAAGAACTAA
- a CDS encoding methionine-R-sulfoxide reductase, which translates to MEFNKLSDEEIRVIEKKGTERPFSGKFNDFYEKGIFTCRKCNTALYKSDSKFSSGCGWPSFDDNLEGAVKRVPDADGRRIEIVCNNCGGHLGHVFEGEGLTSKNTRHCVNSVSIDFEKEK; encoded by the coding sequence ATGGAATTTAATAAATTAAGTGATGAAGAAATAAGAGTTATTGAAAAAAAAGGTACAGAAAGACCATTTTCTGGAAAATTTAACGATTTTTATGAAAAAGGTATTTTTACTTGTAGAAAATGTAATACTGCATTGTATAAATCAGATAGTAAATTTTCATCAGGTTGTGGTTGGCCAAGTTTTGATGATAATTTAGAAGGTGCAGTAAAAAGAGTACCTGATGCAGATGGAAGAAGAATAGAAATAGTATGTAATAATTGTGGTGGTCATTTAGGTCATGTTTTTGAAGGTGAAGGGTTAACTTCAAAAAATACAAGACACTGTGTAAACTCAGTTTCTATAGATTTTGAAAAAGAAAAATAA
- a CDS encoding fumarylacetoacetate hydrolase family protein: MNKILIENKEIIPSKVFCIGRNYTEHIAELNNETPDEMVFFIKPNSAISDTLVFPKGNESCHYEAEISFVIEQNKITAVGFGLDLTLREVQSKLKGKGLPWERAKSFDKAAVFSEFKAFEGDINELQVQLFINDELKQDGNVSMMINKPNDIIKEANTFLSFEDGDIIMSGTPKGVGKFEIGDKFIGKILYKNEVLIQKEFIAS, translated from the coding sequence CAAAAGTTTTTTGTATTGGAAGAAATTATACTGAACATATTGCAGAGTTAAACAATGAAACACCAGATGAGATGGTTTTTTTTATTAAACCAAATTCAGCTATTAGTGATACTTTGGTTTTCCCAAAAGGAAATGAATCTTGCCACTATGAAGCAGAAATTTCTTTTGTAATAGAGCAAAATAAGATCACTGCTGTTGGTTTTGGTTTAGATTTAACACTAAGAGAAGTTCAATCAAAACTAAAAGGCAAAGGTTTACCGTGGGAGAGAGCTAAGTCATTTGATAAGGCAGCAGTTTTTTCAGAATTTAAAGCCTTTGAAGGTGATATTAATGAGCTTCAAGTTCAATTATTCATCAATGATGAATTAAAACAAGATGGTAATGTCTCTATGATGATAAATAAACCAAATGATATTATAAAAGAAGCAAATACTTTTTTAAGTTTTGAAGATGGAGATATTATAATGTCAGGAACACCAAAGGGTGTTGGAAAATTTGAAATTGGTGATAAATTTATTGGAAAGATATTATACAAAAATGAAGTATTAATTCAAAAAGAATTTATAGCTTCATAA